The Leptospira tipperaryensis genomic sequence ACAAAAAAATTGATTTTAAAACGGAGACGTTATGAAGGGAAAGAAGATCGGAATTTTAGGATCAGGAATTGTCGGGCAGACTTTAGCCAACGGATTCCTTAAGTATGGAGCGGAAGTAAAAATCGGAACGAGAGATCCCGAAAAACTCAAAGACTGGTTGTCCAAGGCGGACAAGGGAGCTTCGGTCGGTTCCTTTGCGGAAGCCGCGAAGTTCGGTGAAATTCTCGTCCTAGCTTCGAAAGGAAACGCTGCGAAGGAAGTTTTAAAACTTGCAGGAGGTGATTCCTTAGACGGTAAGACGATCCTCGATACTACAAATCCGATCGGAGATCAAGCGCCTGTTAACGGAGTTTTGAATTTTTTTACATCGTATAACGAATCTCTTATGGAGCAAATCCAGAAAGAATATCCGAAGGCGAATTTTGTAAAGTGTTTCAGCTCGGTCGGTAGTTCTTTGATGGTGGATCCTCAACTGAAAGGTGGAAAACCGAGTATGTTTATCTGCGGGAATGAAGAGAACGCAAAAAAACAAACAAAAGAAATCTTGGATACTTTCGGCTGGGAAACGGAAGATATGGGGAAGGTCGAAGCGGCTCGTGCGATCGAACCGCTTTGTATTCTCTGGTGTATCCCCGGATTCTTATCACAGTCTTGGACACACGCGTTTAAACTCTTAAAATAAACGATTAGGGTTTGGGTTTACTCGAAGCGGATCTGGATTTTGTTCCTCCCGCCGCTTCGAGAAGCGGTATGATCGCAGTTCGTTCATAAGCGGTTGCTAATGATAGCGCCGTGTAACCGTCCACTTGGTAGTTCGGATCCGCTTTTTTCTCCAGAAGAATTTTTGTGAGTTCGGGAAGATCGAAGTAAACGGAAAGATGAAGAATTCTCCAGCCCTTACTTTCCGTATTCGGATCAGCGCCTTCGCTTAACAAACGGAGCGCCGTTTTCAAATCCTTCTTATATGCTGCCTTGATGAGGGCATTGTTTTTGGAGGTTTGTTCCTCCGGAGTCAAAGAAACGGGATTGTTCGCGGGTTTTGTTTCTTCAGTGGTCGTTTGGTTGGAAAGTTTTCCGTTCGGGTTCCCGGCGAATGCGTAGTCGAAAATCACTTTGGCTTCTTGAACGCCCCTATGATAAAAAAGTTTTCCGCCGGAGAATTCAGGATGATCCAGCTTTGTAACTTCGGAGAGTTTTGTCTGTGTGTCATAGACTCCTCCGAAATTCTTTCCCGTAAAAAGATCCGCGATGATACTCTGCGCCGTCCAAGGCGCCCATGTCGCATAATATCCTTGAAAGCCTGCCTTTAAAAATGGAGCCGAATACATAGAAACTCTATATTTTGTTTCCTCAGCGTCTATGACTCCCATATCATAAGCCATGTTTCCCGCGGTGAAACAAGCACCGAGAAAGAGAACCACCGCGCCCTGGGCCGGCTTTAGAGAATTCTCCACCTCGTCATTGGAAACAAATTTTCCCTTTAACGCAAATCCCCCCACGTATTTCTGATGAAAAGGGGAGTTGGTAAGATTACTTCCGATTCCGTGTCCCGCATAGAGGACGATGTTCGCACCTTTGATTGCCTCTTTGATTTGTTCCCAAGGTGTTCGCGGGCTATAAAATTCGGCGACTTGTACTCCGCGAGATTTAAGAACCTTTGTCACTTCTTGCATATTCTTAATATATCCTAACGTGCCGGGTCCATTGTCTCCGTCCACGTCTCCGACCAAGGCGACTGCCTTATATCCGTTTCCGGAAATTGCCGCGTCCGGTAAGTTGGCGCGCTTTGATATTTTGAGGAGGGATTCTCCGATTGCATGGTTGGGATGTTCGCCTTCGGAAAGAATCGGTAGGGCAAGAAAGGTGAGCAAGAGGATCTTTGTAAGATTCATAGAGGAAGTAATGTAAGAAAGAAATTTCCAATGTCAAGGAGAAGTAGGTCTTAAAAATGTTTCCGGTGAGAAAAAAAATTCTAAAATTGGAATCGTCGAGAAGTGGATTGGGAACCGTTCCGGGTATGGATATTCTTTTTTTAAGTTCGGAAAATAAGATTCAATCTGCGTTGATCGAAGGTGAGTTAGGAACCGACTCGATTCTGATTCCGCTTTCCTACTGGGATGTGTTAAGCGCCGATGAAAAGAGAATTCTTCGGAGAAAGCTCCCGTATCTTTTAAGGAAATATACGAAGTATGTGAGTTGTCTGAAGAGATTGCATTGGAGAGCGGGGAAGATTAAATACAATCGGGGCGTCGGGAAAATGAAGAAGATGAGTATTCGAGTGAATACCGGGGCTTGGGCTGTTTTGGGGGCTCTTGCGGTCGCACATGGGGTTTCGAGGTGTTATCTTTTTAATTATATGCTTTGGTTAGACGACGTTGGAGTCGGAGATTCTGTCGTGGAAACTTTAAACCAAGGAGTTCCTAAGTTTCACGGGTCCTACAGAATGATCTGGACGCTCGATTTACGACAAAATCTCATCTCACGAGAACTGGACTTCGAACCAAACCCAATGACGGACACTTTCCCCTATCACCTGCAGCCCAACAGCGCCTAACGTCAACCCAAACTCGCAAAAACAAACCGCCCCAACCCCTCAAGGACTCGAACCCACTTCGAGCCCCTCACCTCCCCACGAACATTACTCGACGCTTCTCTCCTCACCTCTCAAAAGAACTCTGTTCAAAATCGGTTTCACCTTAGGATAAGAATCTTCCCAAGAAGAATCACTCTCCAAAAGATTTCTCGAAGAAATCGAATCATCCGAAGACAACTCGATCTCCAAGGACCTGGAAGCGCCACCCGAAGGTTTTGTAAAATTCGACAAGACGTCTCCGCCTTTGATAATCGAATGTGAAGGAGAATTCAAAACTGCGAATATAATATGTTTTGCATATGTCAGGCCCGCTCTTGTCCTCGGAGAAGAAAGAGGTTCCATCGGAATCCAACCGAAGGACGGGTGCCAGACTTCCGCAATCTTATGATTTAGTTCCACCTTCGTAGAAACCGGAAGCCAGTTCCAAGCGAGCCTCGCAGGAATCCCGGCGCTTCTCAAGAGGGCGATCTGAGCGTAACTGTGTTCGGTGCAAGAACCGTGACCGTTTTGAAGAACGTTGGGCGCCGCGTCGAAACGACCGTCTTGTTTGTAGACCAGATTTTTCGTGATATGTTTATAGACCGCTTGGATATAACCTTCCACACTTGCCGTCTCCGATTTGAGTTGATCGCGAACGGAAGTGATTCCTGGATCGTTGATCAAATAGACCGATTTATCTTCTAAGAATTGATTCCACTTCCGATCGACCTTCCAATCCTCCCAAGAAGTTTTGAAATTGGAGAGTCCGGAGTCCAGATTGAATCTTGCGATCTTCGCGGAATAGACGACTTCCGTCCAAGACTGACCAGCGGATAAGGTGGGAATTTTTACAAACAGAGTTCGATTTCCTTGCGCGTCTTCCTGAAAGGAGCCGAACTTTGTAACGGATTCTTCGCTTAGAATCTGCGATGCTGTTTCTTTAGGAGGAATCGCAACCGCGATTTCGGATTCCGGAGAATCCTTCTCCTTCGCAGTAACCGTAATGGAGAATGAAATTTTTTCTTTCTTCGGAGCAAAACGATAACTCAGATTCCCTTTGAGAATCTGGTTTCCAGCGACGACGGGATAAAACTGGTTTCCGATCTTGATTAGATTTTGATAATATCCTTTATCCGGATCCATCAACGCGAAGTCGTTTCCTCGACAGGCCAACTTAGGAGCCAGTTTTCCGTCGATCTTAACCGAAAAACGATCTCGTATGGAGTTTAGAATCGGATTGTAAGAATGGAGATTAGAATCTCCGTCGTTGTTCCAGAGAAAAATTTCCTTATCGGAGCAGGCATAAGCCTGAGCGATTTTTGTAATAGGAACGTTCTTACTTTCGATCTCGTTTCCGTTTTCTTTATCATAAAAAGTGAATGTGTTTCCCTGGATCCCGAAAAGTTTTTCCTGAAAAAAACCGATGGACGTCCAACCGGAGTTCGTCGCGGGGAATGGAACCCTTCTCTTGACTTCGAAAGAATCGATATCGATTACTGCGATTTCCTTTTTCAATCTCGCATAGACTTGATTCTTAACCTTGTCCCAAGCCAAACCTCGAACCGGTTCTCCGAAATCGATTCGCTTCGAATCTCCGTTTTTAAGATTTCGCAGAATCAAACCGTGACTTTCTTTTCCATTTTCACCCGGAAGAATCGCGGGCCAAAAAAGCCAATTCCCCGCGATCAAGGCTCCTTGAAAACTCCGGACTTTTTCATCGATAGACGGAGGAACGATCTCTGTATAATCTTCTTTTTCAACGGTCTCCCAGCCTAATACCGGATAGGCGGACTGAGAAAAAAGAGGGGCGGTCGCAAAGGCCAAACCAAGAATGAAAAGTGGAAAACGAGTTTTGAAGGACATGACAGGATCCGACTCGAACAAAGCTTTGATTCCAACTTTTCAAAATTCTAAAAACGGGAATCTAACAAAAAATCGAACCGCCAAAATCCAAAACGATCGACCGCAAAATCGTATCGAAACAAAGAGCTTCTCTCTAAAACCGAAAAGAGAATCTGTAAGAGTTCCTACAAGCCTCTTACCATTTCGCTCTTTTTAACGACCTCCGGAGATTCTTTCCGTAGATTGAAAACGGAGGAGTTCCCACACTTACAGATTTTGGAAAAGATGAAAGGCCGATCCAAATTCTAAAATAAAAAGAATTCAGAGGACCCGCTTGGAAAGAATTTTCGATCGTTGCCTTTCGACTTCCGAAACATCGAATCCGAAATTTTCAAAGCAGCCCTTGATAATCAGAAAGAGCGACAACGCGAACTCAGGCTTTCAGATGTCTTTTGATTTCATCCAGGGCAAGAGATTCTAAGATTTCAAAATTTGTGGAGCTGGAGTAGGGAAGATTTTCGATCAATCTTAGACCGAAGTTTCCGTAGTCGTTCTTGATCCATTTTTTGAGTTGAAGAAGAGTTTCTTTCGAACGATCTCCGGAAGGAACTGCTTTTCGAATAAATTCCAGAAGTTCTACGATCCCGACCTTTGTTTTTGTGGAAGTTTTAAAAACGGGAGGAAGATTTTTTCCCGGCATCATATCTTTTAAGAATTCCAGAGTTGTAATCAACATGTGATAGCTCGAATTCGCGAGTTGTTCTTCGTCACATTTGTTCAAAATAAAAGAATCCGGAACTTCCATAATTCCACTCTTCATAAACTGAACCTGATCCCCGCCTAACGGTTGCAAGACGAGAAAGGAAAGATCCGTGAGCTTGGAGACTTCGATTTCGTTTTGCCCGATCCCGACGGTTTCAATAAAGACATAACGAAAAAAACAACGCAAAAGACGTATGACGTGATACGTGTAAGGATTGACTCCTCCGAGTTCGAGTTGGCTCGGTTGGGAACGAAAGTAGATTCTTTTTTCTCTCGCCGGAAGAGAAAGCCTGGTTCGATCTCCCAAAAGGGAACCGCCCGAGATATGACTCGAAGGATCGATCGCAACGATCGCCATCGTCTCTTCGTTTTTTTCTTTTAAGAATTGAGTCGCGAGTTCTCCGAGTAAGGAAGACTTTCCCGCGCCCGGAGTTCCTGTAAAACCGATGGTCAAAGAATTTCTTCCGGTCAAACCTCGATTGTAGAGTTCTTCAAAAAGATTTTTTCTGAATTCAAAAGAGTCGGTTCTTTCTAGACCGGAGATGAGTTTCGCGAGAGGAAATTTTTCTCCCTCTCGCGCACCCTCGATGAGTTCCGCGAGTTCTGTCTTAGATGGATTCACAGACATTTCCGAAGAGGACGCGTTATGCGGCTTTTACGGTTTTGGAAATGATATCGATGATTTTTTCCATCACGTCCATCAAATCGTAATCCTTCGGAGTAAAGATCGCCTTGACACCGAGTTTTAAAAGAGCGTCGAAATCTCCCGGAGGAATGATCCCGCCAAAAACGACGGGAATGTTCGCTTTGTAGTGTTTTAATTCCTGGAAGATCTGTTCCGCGAGTTCTTGGTGAGAACCCGAAAGGATCGAAACTCCGATCACGTCCGCGTTTTCTTCCACGGCGGTCTGAACGATTTCCTCCGGTGTTAAACGAATTCCGGAATAGATCACGTCAAAGCCCGCGTGTTTTGCGGAAACCGCGATCATTTCGGCTCCGTTGGAATGTCCGTCTAACCCCGGTTTGCCGACTACGATCTTCGGTCTAGAACCGTTTGCTTTTAAGAAGGCCTCGACTTTCCCTCTGACTCTCGTTACCTTTTCGGTTTCTAGATTGAGTTTTTGTCCCTCGACTCCGGTAGAAGGTCTGTATTCTCCGAAAACGGATCTTAAAACGTCGGCCCATTCTCCCGTGGAAACTCCGGCCTTGGCGCATTCAATCGAAGCGGTCATCAGATTCTTATTTGCTTTTGCGTCGGCTTCGAGATTGGCAAGAGCGGTCTTTACTTGATTCGCGTCTCGTTTTTCTTTTGTCTTCGCCAAAACTTTGAGAGTTTCTTCCGCGGACTTAGGATCCACTTTGAAAACACCACCGTCTTGGTCGGTCATCAGAGGGGATTCGATTCCTTCGGTCCACTTGTTCTTTCCGACGATGATGAGTTCGTTGTTGTTGATCTTTGCGAGACGTTCCGCTTGCGATTTGACGAGTTGCGATTTCATATAACCGTTCTCGATCGCCTTGATCGCTCCGCCCATATCCAGAATTTTTTGAATTTCTTTGTAGGCTTCTTCTTTGAGATCCTTTACTTTGCTCTCTACTACTTTAGAACCTTCGAATAGATCGGGATACTCTAGTAAGTCCGTTTCGTACGCGAGAACTTGTTGAAGTCTCAGAGACCACTGTTGATCCCAAGGTCTTGGAAGAGAAAGGGCTTCGTTCCAAGCGGGAAGTTGAAGCGCTCTACAACGAGCGTCCCGGCTCATGGTGACGCCTAACGCTTCGATGAGAATTCTCCAGGCGTTGTTTTCCGGTTGTTCTTCGGTGAGACCGAGAGAGTTTACCTGAACCCCGTAACGGAAACGACGATACTTTTCCTGTTTTACTTGATAACGATCTCTTGTGATCTCGTCCCACATATCGGTGAAGGCGCGCATCTTGCACATCTCTTCCACAAAACGAATTCCCGCGTTTACAAAGAACGAAATTCTTCCCACGCACTGTTCGAATTCGTCCGGAGTAAAACAGTTTCTTTCTTTGATCGCGTCTAGAATTGCGATCGCGGTTGCGAGAGCGAAGGCGAGTTCCTGCACCGGAGTTGCGCCGGCTTCCTGCAAGTGATACGAACAGATGTTAGATGGATTCCATTTCGGAATGTTTTTCAAACTGTATTCATACATGTCCACGATCACACGGATGGATTGTGCGGGTGGGAAGATGTAAGTCCCTCTTGCGAGGTATTCTTTGATGATGTCGTTTTGTGTGGTTCCTTGGAGGAGTCCGATGTCCACTCCTCTTTCTTGGGCAAGGGCGACGTAAAGAGACAGAAGATACATCGAAGTCCCGTTGATCGTCATCGATGTGTTCATTTCCTCGAGAGGAATCTGGTCGAAGAGAATTCTAAAATCCTCAAGGGTGTTGATCGGAACTCCGACTTTCCCGATTTCGGGTCTTGCGATCGGATGATCGGAGCTGTAACCGCACTGAGTCGCGAGGTCGAAGGCGATGGAGAGTCCGGTTTGACCTTTGGAGAGGTTTTTTCGGAAGAGTTCGTTCGATTCTCTCGCGTTTGTGTGTCCCGCGTAGGTTCGGAAGATCCAGGCTGGCTCTTTGGAAGGCTTCCCGGCTTTGTCGTAAAGGATATGATCTTTATTTTCCATGAATTCTGTCCCGATTCGAGGTTCTCATTGTTACTTCAAAATGTGTTGGTAGAATTTCACCTCAATTTTTATCCTTGCTCTGATTTCCGCAAAAACCCTACGGACCCGCAATGGATTTAGAAAGAAGCAACAAAGCCAACCCAATCTACCTTTTTCTCTCGGCGATCGGCCTTTCAGTCGTGCTTTCCGTCCTTTATAACTGGTTCGGAGAACCTCTGAATCCGGAAGCGATGAGCGTTCTTGCAAACCTTCGTTCTCTTACGGAAGAGGGAAAATTTTTCTCCGATCAAGCTCCGCTTTCCTTTTTCATTCTGGATTTTTGGAAATCGATCACCGGGCTCAACTATACCACGGCTTTTTATTCTCTCTCCGCTTTTATTTTTTCATTTTGTATTCACGTGATCGGCCTGACTCTTCAGAGAGAAAAATGGAAACCGAATCATTATTTGATCTGTTATCTTTCGGCTCTGACTCCACTTAGTTTTTCGATACCATTGTATTTTTATCCTGAGTTGTTCAGTCTTGCCTTTCTGTTGATTCTCTTTCTTGCATTTAGAATGGAAACTCTGGGCGACATATTCTTGCTCGTGGTTTGTATTCTAGGAAGTTTCTTTTCTCATTTCTCGGTGTTTCTTTTTGGAATGACCGTCTTTGTGATCAAAGCCGGAACCGTGGGAATCAGAGAGAGAAAAAAACATCAGTCCGTCTTTTTTAAAAGAAGAAACATTCCTCAACTCGTCTTGCTCGTTTATTTAGGAGTGCTTCTCGCACTTCTGACGATTCTGGTCAACGTAGACTTCTACGGACAAAATTCATTCGAGAGTTTTTATAAGCTGGGTTGGAATTATCTGATCAACCTGGGTCCGTTGTTTCTCATCCTCTACGTAGGAAGTTTTCTTTTGAAGTCGGAGAAAGAACTGAGTACGATCGGAGCGAGCGCCGTGTTGTTTGTGGCTCTTCTTGTTTCCGCATACTTTTCGGTGAAACCTACGACCGGAATCAACGCGACGAAATTAAGCGCGTTTACGAAGGATCTTGTAAATTTAAAGAGTAGGGAAGTGATTCAAGCGGAGGAGAAGATCTTTGCAAGCCCCGCTGTTTCGTCTTACGTATATTTTCATTCCAAACAAAGACTTGTTTCTATTAAACCGAAGGAATGGAAGAATCGGGACTATCTCTTTTTGGAAGAAGTCTGGCTCGCGGACAAGAGAGATCTTTTAAAACGATATAAGTTTAAGAATCCACAATATGTTTTTCTATCCGGAGAACAGATTCTGATTACTGGATTTCTTACAAAAGTGATAAGCGGAGAAAAGGAAAATACGCAGATCAAGATCCAGGTGGAAAAAGCAAATTCTCAACTTCTATCTAAGAATGGGGAGAAGGGGCTCAATCGTTTTCTGACGGGAATCTTTACATCTTCTGCGTTGAGTCCGGAACAGAACCCTTGAAGTCCATCTGGAACCAAAAGAAAAATTCAAAAGATAAGAATCCGACTTCCAAAGGTCAAAAGATCGCCGTCTCCTTATCGGAATATAAAGAAAAACTAAAGTTCGGCTTAAAAGGCAAAAAAGAAGAATCTTCCGAGGACGAGGGTTTGACGATAGGAGCCAACGGACTTCCTTTTGAAACCGCGTATTGGAGGGACATCTACGGTTCCGGGACGGACGTGGACGCGACATTTAACGCAAAAGAACACGCACGTTATGCGAAATCGATCCTCAATTTGATGGAGATCAACGTAAACTCGATCGCTGACTTCGGTTTTGGAAAAGGGATTCTTTTGAAAGAGATGGTAAAGATCTTCAAGCCCGGAAGGGTTCTCGCGATCGATCCTTCGGAGCAGATGCTCGACGAACTGATCGCGCAAAAATGGATCCGCGCCTGGAACATCTCCGTCTTAAACACAACCGTTCAAGAATTAGATTTGTCTTATTTTGTTCATCTTCCTTTCGATCTTGGAATTTGCAATTCCGTTGTACAGTATATCGAGGGAGATCTCAAACCGGTCTTCGAGAAACTTCATAGAATTGTAAAGTATCTCTATTTCTCCGTTCCCACAAAAGACGACTATATAAGAATGAAAAAAGAAATCTACTTTGAAGATCCCTACGCATTCGTAAGAACTAAAAAACAATACATGAAGATGATCGAACCTTACTTCCGAAGAGTCGGTTTTAATCTTTTGGAAAGTCGCCTTGTCGCAGATTCCCGTTTTACGGATCAATTGTTTAAGGACGAATAATCCTTAATATCCCTTCCCTCCAATCCTCACCGGATCGGAGTCAAAGGATTTCACCACTTTCGTCCTTAAAAAGTTGATCCGTAAATCTTCGAATCCCAACAGATTCGCATTCTTTAAAAAACTAAACTCATCTAAGTACAACTGACTGAACTCAGGACGAATATAACTGAGCCTCGCATAAATTAAAATCACAGAGCGGATCGATACAATAGCAGATTTTTTCTGAGATTTTTCATAGTTTCGCATTCAAATTATTTCTGAAAAATTGAAAAAATACATTCAAGTAACTGAATGTATTTGTTTTTGAACCATTATTTAAGACTAAAAAAAGAATCAGGACGTAATTCTCCTAACTCAAATACACGAGTTCCTTTTCCAAAATAGACTACAAACGTTAGGCTACGTTTTTGTAAGAATAAGTATGATACAGACCGCCAAGAACGGGTGTTGCAATTAGCTCCGCTTTCCCGTTTGCAGGCGGTTTCAGGATTGGAGACGGAACAGGACTGTCTTTATTTAGAGCGAGATGGGTTCGATGATGATTGTAGAAATGAATGAACTCTTCCAACTTCGTTTCCAAATGATACTGATTGATTGGAATGAAATAATCTAAAAATTCATTTCTGCACGTCTTAACCCAACGCTCCGCGTAACAATTTTGCCAAGGAGAATAACGGGTTGTCTTTTTGTGTTTGATTCCAAATCTTTCTAAGTATTTACTAAATCGTTTCCCGAATATGGGATCGTTGTCAGACAAGAAATATTGAATCTTCTTTCCTGACTTTGCTTGTTTTCGAATTACGAGTTTCAAAACGCTCTTCATCCAATTCGTGGTTGGGTTTGTATGAATATCAAAGTGAAGGATTTGTCTTGTCCCAACATGTAAAAAGAAAACTACGCGAAAGATTTCTTTAAAATTTGCCGAGTAAGAAGTAAAGGTATCGGAAACAATCATTGTGTCCGAATGAAGGGAATAGAACTGTTTCCAAGAAAGCTGTTTTTTAGGATCAGGAGGTCTTTTGGGGATGTATTTAGAAACCGTTCGTTCTGAGCAATTGTATCCTAATTTTTGTAAAAGGCCGTGTAGTTTTGTGGCACCCCAGATTCTGTTTTCTTTTGCGACCCTGCGAATGAGTTTAATGATGTCCCAAGGGATATTGGGTCTTCCCGGTTTTTTCTTTCTTGAAATCATTGCCCAGAAGATTCTGAGTTTGTTCTTTTTCCATTCTAAGAGAGTTGCAGGAGAAACAAGAATTAAATTTTCTTTCCAATCAAAATTGCAGTAAGAAAGTAACACAAGTTTCAGTCTTTCAAAAGGTGTTGGTTGAAACTTTTTGTTTTTCCGTTTGAATGCAGTTAACTGTAATTTGAGAATTAAAATTTGGTTGGAATGTTGGGTTTGATTTTTAAAATCCGAAAAGGATCGAAAGATTAAAATGCAGTTGAGAAGCAAGGAAAGTTCAAGTAGAAGCATCTGTATTGTTTTTATCGGAGAGTTAGATTATATCGTAATAAAAAAGCATTCGGAATTTGGCCCCGTTTCTATAAAAAAGATAACGTTAGGTCTGCGCAGCTGTGGCACGAATGAAGGTGATGATAACTTTGAATCCTTGAAAAAGAAATTACACGCAAAGAGTAGAGTAATTGTTAGAAGCCGCTCTAAAGATATCTATGAGAAGTTTTGTATTCAAATAAACAGATTCAAAATCCGAATGATCTTCTTCAAGAAGGTATTTATTTGAATCAAGAATTAGCTGAACACCAATCAAGCAACCTGTAACGTAGATATCGAAATTAAATTTAGAAGAAATACGAAAGTAGTTGTCGCCCGTTCAGACTTTTACATACTTTCAAAAGGAGTTGAATTTAGAGAATTTTTTCGAGGATTCGACTCAACTGCACCGGCGGTGCGAAGGAACGATTTTTGATAAAAGAAAGATCGTTCTAAGAGAAAAATGAATTTTGTAACTCCCGCGGCAGGGATGGAAGCGTGGTCAATAAATTGCGAGTTAGAGTAATACTTTTCATATCGATATTATCTTTCAATTTATTGACCGGAGCTGAGAGCCCGGTTTCGGGGAAACGCTACTCAAAGCCTTTTCTTTCTTCCTACTCAACATTCCAAAACAATAATATCTTTTCCCCGAAAGCCGCCCTGGCCTTTTCTTCAAGCATCTCCAAATCCGACAAATACGGTAACGTTTTAGTAGAACGTGGTGTGATCACAGCAGAGCAGATGGGCACTCTGATGACGAAAGACGGTGGTCATGACGAATTGATCTCGTTGTATGATTCGAACAAACAGGCAGCCATCGAAGGTGGTCCAGCGAGTCAGAAGCTTTGGGAAGACAGCACAAGCAAAGCAGTCGAACAACTTCGTAGCGAAGGTTTGAACATTGCAATGGGAGGTCAGTCTCAGAGCGGCTTTTTCAACGATCTGCTAAACAGCTTTCAGCGGTGATGGGCTATGCGACGGACGGCAATGGTGGATTGGATGAGAATGGTGCGTTTAGTATCAGTACCTGTTTTACAGCAGGGACATTGGTCCATACGAAGACAGGAACGAAGAAGATCGAGGAGATCCAAGTTGGAGACCAGGTTCTTTCTTGGGATGAGAGTGAAGATGAGTTTGAATATAATAGAGTATCAGAGACTTATATTCGCCAAACGGATAAAATTTATAAACTGACTTATGAGAACGGCAGTTCGGTTGAAACAACAAATACGCATCCATTTTATATTGATGGCAAAGGTTGGGTTAAAGCAGAAAAACTGCAAGTAGGCGACAAATCTATTTTATCAAACGAAGAACGCTTAACGCTTCATTCAATCGAGATTGAACTAAGACAAACTACTGTGTATAACTTCCAGGTTGAAAACGCTCACACTTACTTTGTATCGGATGTTGCGATTCTGGTCCACAACGCTGACGGTTATGAAAATATGGTAAACAGATATTCGGAAGCAAGGTTATCAATCGAAAAAGATTTTAGCCAATATCAGGAATTGAAAGATAAAACTTTGGAAGAATTTGTAAAGGCAGGTGCAGATTTATTAAAAGGAACTGCAGGATCGATATTAGGTGCCGGTATTGAGGGCGGGACTGCTGCAAAAGATTTAGCTGCAGATTCAAAAACAGGGCCACTTTATGAAGAGCTGATTGCACATGATGGAGAGATTGAGAAATCGAATTTCGAAAATGATGTAAAATTGATTAATGTTTCCAAGTCAGAAAACGAAAAAGAGATGAAGATACTTTTAGGAAATCGTACATTGGATAGTTTACGTGAAAGTGACGATCCAAACGATACAAAAAGGTATCTCAAGTATTCTCAGCTGGAGGGTAATAATTTGGATCTCGATAAAATGATGGCTAATAGGACTGAGAAATACAATACATATATGAGTAAGCTTGCAGACCTAACTGCGGGCATTAAAAATCGAGATTTTGGCGCGAACTTTAATTTTCGTAGAGAGTTGAATTTCGATGCAATTGAAGGTGACTCTCCGCTCAAACATTCTCAGATTGCATTGCAACAGTTGGCTGAGTTTTCGAATGATTACAGGAACTACTTAG encodes the following:
- a CDS encoding protein meaA — its product is MENKDHILYDKAGKPSKEPAWIFRTYAGHTNARESNELFRKNLSKGQTGLSIAFDLATQCGYSSDHPIARPEIGKVGVPINTLEDFRILFDQIPLEEMNTSMTINGTSMYLLSLYVALAQERGVDIGLLQGTTQNDIIKEYLARGTYIFPPAQSIRVIVDMYEYSLKNIPKWNPSNICSYHLQEAGATPVQELAFALATAIAILDAIKERNCFTPDEFEQCVGRISFFVNAGIRFVEEMCKMRAFTDMWDEITRDRYQVKQEKYRRFRYGVQVNSLGLTEEQPENNAWRILIEALGVTMSRDARCRALQLPAWNEALSLPRPWDQQWSLRLQQVLAYETDLLEYPDLFEGSKVVESKVKDLKEEAYKEIQKILDMGGAIKAIENGYMKSQLVKSQAERLAKINNNELIIVGKNKWTEGIESPLMTDQDGGVFKVDPKSAEETLKVLAKTKEKRDANQVKTALANLEADAKANKNLMTASIECAKAGVSTGEWADVLRSVFGEYRPSTGVEGQKLNLETEKVTRVRGKVEAFLKANGSRPKIVVGKPGLDGHSNGAEMIAVSAKHAGFDVIYSGIRLTPEEIVQTAVEENADVIGVSILSGSHQELAEQIFQELKHYKANIPVVFGGIIPPGDFDALLKLGVKAIFTPKDYDLMDVMEKIIDIISKTVKAA
- a CDS encoding class I SAM-dependent methyltransferase; translation: MAVSLSEYKEKLKFGLKGKKEESSEDEGLTIGANGLPFETAYWRDIYGSGTDVDATFNAKEHARYAKSILNLMEINVNSIADFGFGKGILLKEMVKIFKPGRVLAIDPSEQMLDELIAQKWIRAWNISVLNTTVQELDLSYFVHLPFDLGICNSVVQYIEGDLKPVFEKLHRIVKYLYFSVPTKDDYIRMKKEIYFEDPYAFVRTKKQYMKMIEPYFRRVGFNLLESRLVADSRFTDQLFKDE
- a CDS encoding integrase core domain-containing protein, encoding MLLLELSLLLNCILIFRSFSDFKNQTQHSNQILILKLQLTAFKRKNKKFQPTPFERLKLVLLSYCNFDWKENLILVSPATLLEWKKNKLRIFWAMISRKKKPGRPNIPWDIIKLIRRVAKENRIWGATKLHGLLQKLGYNCSERTVSKYIPKRPPDPKKQLSWKQFYSLHSDTMIVSDTFTSYSANFKEIFRVVFFLHVGTRQILHFDIHTNPTTNWMKSVLKLVIRKQAKSGKKIQYFLSDNDPIFGKRFSKYLERFGIKHKKTTRYSPWQNCYAERWVKTCRNEFLDYFIPINQYHLETKLEEFIHFYNHHRTHLALNKDSPVPSPILKPPANGKAELIATPVLGGLYHTYSYKNVA
- a CDS encoding polymorphic toxin-type HINT domain-containing protein, encoding MGYATDGNGGLDENGAFSISTCFTAGTLVHTKTGTKKIEEIQVGDQVLSWDESEDEFEYNRVSETYIRQTDKIYKLTYENGSSVETTNTHPFYIDGKGWVKAEKLQVGDKSILSNEERLTLHSIEIELRQTTVYNFQVENAHTYFVSDVAILVHNADGYENMVNRYSEARLSIEKDFSQYQELKDKTLEEFVKAGADLLKGTAGSILGAGIEGGTAAKDLAADSKTGPLYEELIAHDGEIEKSNFENDVKLINVSKSENEKEMKILLGNRTLDSLRESDDPNDTKRYLKYSQLEGNNLDLDKMMANRTEKYNTYMSKLADLTAGIKNRDFGANFNFRRELNFDAIEGDSPLKHSQIALQQLAEFSNDYRNYLGSAMADSVSAKTFDAQKLVKSYNDYLLSRGWRPIK